agccggcTAGCTCATGGGTTCACTGGCAGTCAGTAACAGGGCGCCCTGTCAGCGACCCCTGTAGTTCTGGCCCCACTCCCTCACTTTCTTACCCAAGGAACACTGTACCCTAAATGCATTCTTAAATAGCATTATCAATGTGTCCTGGTAGCATTCTTTTAAATGTACACGGCAGAAATCTATGCTATTGTTTGGTTTCTACATGAAGGGGCATGCAATGGGTTGCTgaatcaaacatgttttctttgaACTGATCACATCTTCATGTTAATGGGAAGTATAGATAAAGTACAACTTAATAATACATATAATTGATTTGCTCTGGGATTCATCTTCAGTAAATGTATTTCCTACCTGAAGCATTGGAAGTCCATGTATTGCAGGGCAGCCCTTTTCCTATACAACAGGCTACATCAACAGGAAGATATTGTGAATCTGGCAACCTGAGTCATATTCTGCCACTGTATCAACACTAATCACATTTTACCAATTTCTATTCCTTTAGTCAGTTTGTGCAATGTCCATATATGTTCATTTATACTCTTCACATTCCTCAGTTTCAAAGTTAAAGACAACTGCTGATAATGAGCATGACAATTTTAATAGAAATCTAACAGCGAGCAACGAAGCCCTGGGTGAGTTATTCAAAGAAACTTTAAAACtctatattttttaatcttttgtcTGTTATTTGAAAAGCTTGAAAGGTGGGAGAGAGAATAAGTACTAATTATTCTGACTCTACATAAAATGAAATCAAAGAGTCTGAGTTGGTATATGAATCAAAAATTGTTGGAATATAACTCAAAAGAGTCACACAAAGTAACAGTTTGAAATAAATGCCACAGTTTTATGCCACAGCTCAGTTAAATTCTATGAGATcggtaaacatgtattccttacacttTAGTGTTAAAAAGCCATGTTAGGCCATCTTGCCCTCATAAATAAgtattaaacttattttttttccccagctaATTCTGCCCTTGGTTGGCCTCCTTGATTGAGGTCATCAGAATtggcgatttcagccaatccaatgctttcactaatagacacacacgctcactcatttgatacacactgacagacacacactcacaaacagacacacactcacaaacagacacacacactcattgacagttaGTTTGCCTAGCAATACTGGCCCTGCTCCCGCCTGCTCCCTCAGTTTCTTACCCTAGGGAAACTACCCTAAATGTATTCTTAataaccattaaaggaacactttagggtcaggaacagaaacGTTTATTCCTAACCTATACTGTTAAAAATTTAGCTTATGCCCtggccccccttgcctcccttaaAAATGGTTAAAACTCACCTAGATACCATGGCAGCACAGATCCTCCAATGCTGACCCGGCCACTATCCGCCCTCTTGCCTGACATCATCCGAATTGATGCCgttagcaaatccaatgctttcccatagttaCTCTCATGAATATGACATTTATTCTATCTTTCATGCTATAATTTGCATTTCTTTTGCCTCTTCCCATCCTTTGTTTAACACATACCCACTTAATTGTTGTCTaacaatgtatttgtttgtttccaGGAAAAGCTCAGAACAAAACAAACGCAGCAGTTCAATCCGTCAAAGGAACTGTAGGTAAATTTCAGAAGAGAGAATGATGATTAAAATTGGAGACAATAAACAGGATTATTTGATAAAGTGAGAATCCCAAGTGAATTGGAAGATAATTTTAAAGTTAAGCGTGGAATAGCCATGctaaagcatagctgactggaATATTTCAACATATATAAATGTGAAATGCACTTTGCATTTACTATCACGATTATTTGTTAAAGTGATAATGATCAGAAATTCAAGATGAATTTACTTACAGCAGTGCTGGGGAGAGAATTGTTGTCAGAAGTCTTGCTCCCCGTGGCTGCAGTAAACTGATTTCTGTGACTGCCCGCATTAGAGAGAATATAAAGACCCCTTGCCAGGACTCAATGTCCACTTTCAAACTGCCTGAATGCAAGTGGAAGTTTTAAACTCTGCCAACAATGAACAATACTACTAACAGTACCACTAACATACAGCATAAGGGTAAAATGTTGCCCCTCTCCTGCCTTCTGCTCCGAGGCTGTGGCCTCGATGGACTTATGGGAAATCTGGTCCTGACCTTGGCATGCTGAAAACAAATTGTTTCCCAAGTCTGACATTTTGCAAGTAATTTATCATGTCAACATAACTTGAATTCTAGTAAATGGGCACCAGTGTATCAATATTGTAACACACTATCTTTACCATCTTGCCCCCAGACAAACTCTGCAAAACCTGTCCGCGTGGTTGGCGTCCTTTTGGCTCCTCTTGTTATTTTATCTCAAGCAACATATTGCCATGGAATGAGGCTCGTGATGAGTGCTATAAAATTAACTCTGAACTTGTAATCTTCTCCAGCAAAAGTGAAATGGTAAGCCACATGCACACCATGGATCAGTAAGACGTGATGGTTTAACACATATAAGCCTGTGATTATTGGAGGGTGTGCAAAAATATGGACGGGGCTGCATACCCACACAGAAAGTATAAGATTAACAAGGTTATTGTTTGAAGTCCGAATGGTCCCATACCTAACGAGGCAAAACCATTTGGTACTGTACAtggacattgttcacactatttaacaatgtctcgATTTTGTAGGCAAGGCTCTGAAAGAGACAAGGCTTTGAATGTCCAGCTTTTAACCGAATGGAACGGTGATGGAGTGCTGAAATCCAGAACTGGATTGTTAAAATCTGGACATGGATGTTTCAAATCCAGGCCTGAATTTTAAACATCTGTGAGGGGATGAGGATGAATTATATGGTAGCTGGAAAGCACTTGTTAGCCAACCACGACATTAAACAAGttagaaacataaaataaagccTAATGAAGTCAACATTATCTCCATATTACTACAAAAGGGTTTTAAATGTCATATGGCATCTCTAATTGTGGataatctttattttaaaggCATTGACAAGATTTGACTTCCACCTAGTAACGTTAAAGGGATtccataatgttaggaatacaaatctatattcctatcactatagagctctctggtccccccccccctccagcagctaaagggataaaaaaaactcTTTAGTCACTTCCCCAATTCcatcgccgatgtcccttggcactgggtcagcGCTCCTCCTCCTTCAATGTCATCAGACAGGGGAGCTAACGCACATGCATGGTGGGTGCCGTGAgcgcattaggtcctccccataggcaagcattgattcaattctttactatggggattttactgacgctggatgtcctaatgcagaGCATATGTAAATGCAGCTGTGGGGGTATGCATAGATGTGCTATTTGCAATAAAGGTGGTTGCTCACTAAGTGTCATCTAGTGCTTGGGGAGGTAGGTTATGATCACTGAAGCAACATTTCTTCCAGCCTGAAGTGACTTTAGCGGAGATATTCAGCTGCTGTGGAGCTCCGCTCTATACACTATGGCGGTTTTTGTTGGTGATGCACTTGGTGGAAATCTTTATACTAAATCTAATGACAGATTCTACAATTTAATTACATTTGCTATCTGCATGTAAGTTTAACCATAAACTCTCAGTCAAACTattttttggggcatttttttggTCCCGCAGGATGCTCTTGCTTTTCTAAAGATGTAGAAGTCAGATGACAATCTTGTGCAAGATGGGAACATATCCACTGGCTGAgaatgatgctctcagccaattaatatGTTTCTATTTAGCACCCAGATAAGTGACAAACTGtggtaaaatggtttgacagtGGGACTCCACCTGGGCATTTCTGGAACAACTACATAACAACTACAGCGGACTACAATAATTATGGAACTTGGAGTGTTCCCGTAAGGACTAATGTTAGTCAAAATGGTCATAACAATATTTACAATGACTCATAACAAGACAAacattaattctaacaaaacatgcatGACATACAGAATTAGTAGGTGCTTACAATCTGGAGATTAAAGGACCTtattaaaaaaatggaataatCCACACTGCTATGCCCCGATATAGTCTTTTGGAACCAGAATGTGATGTACAGGTTGCACTTTAGGGGTTCAACAAGCAAGGAATATCCTTCATTGTGAAAGAACATGACAAGGAATTTTGTGCatggataaaaaacaaaaagtcatTGATGTGAGGATGTCTAAttgatcctatatatatatatatatattttttgtttttacaggatACTTTAAATAAAGTGTTTTCTGGCAGCACAAGGTACTGGATTGGACTACGAAGGGATACAATAAACATCAATGTCTGGAAGTGGCTGGATGGGACTGAACCTACCTTCACGTGAGTGTGTCCATGGATATGACCACTTAAATGTTTGAATATGGCAATTAGAGGAAGCTGTAAATTGtttattatttcaaatgtatttcaTGATTTATGTTCATTATACACTATATgaccctctagactgtaagctcatttgagcagggtcctcttcaacctactcTTCCTGTAAGTTTTGGTAATTGTCTCTTTTATTGTTAAATCTgcccctctgataatattgtaaatcgcTATGGAATATgtaggcgctttataaataccaataataataataataataataataataataatatggccaAAGGTATGTGAACATCCTTATTAATATTGAGATTCAGGTGTTTCAACAACACTCAGTAAGAACAGGTGCATAAAAAACAACACTTAGCCATGAAACCTCCATAGATAAACATTGACAGTTCAATGAGTCTTACTGCAGAGCTCGGTGACTCTAAATATGGCACTACCATAAGGTACCACCTTTGCCACAAGTCAGTTTATACTATATCTGTTTGGGAGTCCGGGTCAACTGTACGTGCTGTTACTGTGAAGTTGTAATCTCTAGGAGCAACAATAGTCCAGTCATGAAATAGTAGACCACTGATACTCACAGACTACTAGATGTTTTTAACTTTGTGGCAAAAATGTGAAAAGGCTTCAGCAGAACAGGTTTTTGCTCTGCTCTGGTCCTCCCACCCCAACGCCTTTTTTCTCGGTCATATTCCCTCGTATCTCATTTGCACTctttctccttctccttcctgattctgaaaatataataataaaagaaaaaaaacccaaaaggaaAAAAACGTGTGATTCACCATaaagtgataataataaaaatttatacAAACTGGATATCATAGATGTATTCAATATGAATATAAAATCAAGATGAATTTAGGCGTATCTCCCTTGATATGTAGGGAATAATAGCAATGGAATGGACTTCCAGCGATGTGACTCTAGATGGAGAATGATCAATATTCCTTGCCCACTCAAAGTAAAGGAAGAGAAATGatggtgcagattgtataaaaagtattacaatttattacaaatattgcacttacaatgttGCAAATAAAAGACAGCTTGTCTCCATACCAAGGTGGTCTCCATGCAAATCAGCCAATAGGATCACAGCAGGAAATAGCAAGCAGTAACAgcttgctgattctgaaaatgattCTGAAATTCTGATTCTGAAAATGCCTAATTCCACATCAAACTACCACTCTATCTCGCTTctaccatttgcctccaagatccttgagagagttgtgtatgcgagattgacatacTTCCTCAAATCCATCTCTGCTTgatccgcttcagtctggattctgtgctcgtcactctgttgaaatggCTCTGACCAAACTATCTCATTgtcactattctatcctaatttTCCTTGACCTTTCttttgcttttgacactgttgattatcAATAGCTTCTTCTTATCCTCTGTAACCTCGGTCTAGATACTGATCTTTCCTGgtactcctcctacctctcccagtgctatttcagtgtttctttctctgtttCTGCCTCTTTTCccaaacccctctctgttggtgtttccCAAGGTTTTGCCCTTGGACCCCTACTGTTCTggttctatactgcctcccttcgtAAACTCATCAGCAACTttagcttccaatataatttctatgcaaatAACATGCAAATCTATCTCTCCTCTCTCGccgtccctcttgactcgtgCCTCTcgtctatttctaactggatggctgctcatttccttaatcTTAAATTGCTCAAAACAGaatttctggtctttcctccctcaagtgttgctacttgcATGTCTGTTTCCCTCCAAATCAATGGCACTTTCATCAGTTGTacctccaacctctccttcaaccctcatgtccagtcaattgTGAATTCTTGCtctttcatctcaaaaacatagcattGGCCCTTAATTAACCCTGGATGAGTCTAAGGTGCTGATCCATGACACTATCCTCTCTCGCCTTgtctactgcaatccgcttctcagtttTACTttttcccaacttgccccatttcagtctataatgaatgtggcggcgaggctccTCTTCCTGTCCATCAACAtctcccatgcctccccctccttagtccctacattggcttccaataagatatagggctcaatttaaaattctggttcttgcttacaaatctctacataaagcTGCTActacatacctatcctccctaatacacaagtatgtccagaTTCTCAAccagtctccattcttttaaaaaaatcattgcaAACGAACTTCTTCAGAAaagcaattaaactgttaataggtttccctccccgcaccttgattcctctcttgcaactgtcataaaaaaaaaatacaaaacactaaGCTATCTAtgaatactattctagcaacctacttttctaccctacccttaccttttgtcttactttaccccactccctgtaaGACCCTGTCGCTTCTTACCCTAAGCCCAATATTTAGGTGCTTACTGCTCAGTGCTTAGGGCAGTGGAACCATGCAGATAGTGGGGCAAGACAGAGAGCCTATTAATCAGTCATGCCAAGCTGGCAAATCCCTTCTCTAAATGACCCAACCCCTTTGCCAATTTTGAGGTATGATCTGTGCTCCCCCACACCTTGTCTTGACTTCAGACCTACCATTTTTGAGAGGTGTGAAGCAGAAATGCATAGGATGACACAATGTAATCCTGTGCATTTCAGAAACCGTGCACGCGACAACATTGAGTCGTCCCTCGTACTGAAGAGGTTGTGCTTCTTTAACGTTTTAGATGCCCGATAAGTGTCGTAGCTGTATTTATGGTGCATTGTGGGGTGCATAAATAAAGGTTATTAAAACCTGGCATTGAATGTTTGCTAAATACCTTTTCGCCCTTTTAAGTTTACTTGTGATGTATTTTCCTTGCAGATATTGGGGGGTAAATGAGCCCAATTATGCTGGAAACAAAGAACATTGTGGAGAAACCGTGTCAGGGCCGTGGAATGACCGTGACTGTAAAGACAGATTGAACTTCATCTGCAAGAAAGTGTGGATCTGCTGAGCTAATATATTTAATGTAGtggaaatgtatatattaaatatttctttaatcatatatattatatatagtttttttctcatgaacataaaaggaaaatatgtatttttttttaaacacgacCAATGTCACAGTGATGCAGATATTGATATAGgcaatggaaatatatatatttttttaaattaggagGCATGTCATTGTACTGCATGTAGAGATCTTTGTCAAAGATCTTGGGCAAAATACTAATTCAAGATCTTGCTGTCCTTTTATTCAGCTATTCTTTAGACCCATCGATTATTGGTTTTGTAGTGCCTCATTGATCAGTGCTTTCCTGTCCTCTTTTAAATTTTGTATTGTAATCtctccttttggagttttctcttaccctatatgtttattttttttattactatcccCATTTTTCCTTTATACGTTTTGATTCCTAGTGGCTTTTTTTCTTCCTCAACCTCCACCTTGTGATTTAGAGttttatatttctgtttgtttgtgtctttTGGGGTTATTTTTTGTGATCAGGAGcgctaatgaatttaaagcaacacAATAGTGTATACTATACCTATCCATGGTTATTTATAGGGCCCCCTTATGTGCAGTATAATATAAAATCAAAACATTTTACTTATCTT
This Pelobates fuscus isolate aPelFus1 chromosome 3, aPelFus1.pri, whole genome shotgun sequence DNA region includes the following protein-coding sequences:
- the LOC134601828 gene encoding C-type lectin domain family 4 member M-like gives rise to the protein MQNFYMASRNKMGKESSLDFDEDDGDDYENMSADKAPTVPVREKKGNQSSNLKFDLPLKREVLPPKVPQSVCTVSNKGLNFSSTAVNAAFRDDIGFQSNEKQKKGVNLVPVLLFLLTIMFFTLSILMGLLFMHYSTLSAELTELKLSGSRITDKVEQLKENVSKLKTTADNEHDNFNRNLTASNEALGKAQNKTNAAVQSVKGTVDKLCKTCPRGWRPFGSSCYFISSNILPWNEARDECYKINSELVIFSSKSEMDTLNKVFSGSTRYWIGLRRDTININVWKWLDGTEPTFTYWGVNEPNYAGNKEHCGETVSGPWNDRDCKDRLNFICKKVWIC